From the genome of Dethiosulfovibrio salsuginis, one region includes:
- a CDS encoding AbgT family transporter, with the protein MNGRHLVVLGVVVGLFSLLIYGGIQWKWGLNQSAALFIWMAILGGLCYGFSPNKIAIEFIDGAKKLTFGALIIGFARAISIILTDGHILDTVVFYLGGALGALPSLIQGTGMFLTQLIVNGLITSGSGQAAATMPIMFPVADMIGMTRQTAILAFNFGDGLSNYILPTSSALMGFLAVANIRYDQWMPYMWKLFLIWIVTGSVLVTVANLTGYGPF; encoded by the coding sequence ATGAACGGTAGACACCTGGTGGTCCTCGGGGTTGTCGTAGGACTCTTCAGCCTCCTGATCTACGGAGGGATCCAGTGGAAATGGGGACTCAACCAAAGCGCGGCGCTGTTCATATGGATGGCCATTCTGGGCGGACTTTGTTACGGCTTTTCGCCCAATAAGATCGCAATCGAGTTTATCGATGGGGCAAAAAAGCTCACATTCGGGGCCCTCATAATAGGCTTCGCCAGGGCAATCTCGATCATACTTACCGACGGACATATCCTTGACACAGTGGTGTTCTACCTTGGAGGAGCCCTCGGAGCCCTTCCTTCGCTGATCCAGGGAACCGGAATGTTCCTGACCCAGCTGATCGTAAACGGTCTGATAACCTCCGGAAGCGGCCAGGCAGCAGCCACGATGCCTATCATGTTCCCCGTCGCCGACATGATAGGTATGACAAGACAGACCGCCATCCTAGCCTTCAACTTCGGGGACGGACTTAGCAACTATATCCTGCCCACGTCATCGGCCCTCATGGGCTTTTTGGCCGTGGCGAACATCAGATACGACCAGTGGATGCCCTATATGTGGAAGCTATTCCTGATCTGGATCGTCACAGGATCGGTATTGGTGACCGTCGCCAATCTCACCGGATACGGACCTTTTTAA
- a CDS encoding galactose ABC transporter substrate-binding protein, with protein MRNGTGKKIVALGLLGAVCIAGAAIAAKKEIGCAIYKFDDTFMTGVRNAISEAAKGKIKVDIVDSQNSQSTQNDRIDMFITKRMSAMAINPVDRTAASVIIDRAKKADIPVVFFNREPLPEDMQKWDKVYYVGAKAEESGTMSGQIVVDYWKANPNADKNGDGVLQYVMLKGEPGHQDAELRTKYSIKAVEEAGIPVEKLAEDTGMWDRVRGQEKMAAFLAAHGDKIEAVFCNNDDMALGAIEALRAVGYFKGDTYMPVVGVDATAPAIQALEEGTLLGTVLNDAVNQGIATYNLAQIMADGETPTDENVGYTITNGKYVWVPYRKVTKENVADFK; from the coding sequence ATGAGGAACGGAACCGGCAAGAAGATCGTCGCCCTTGGTCTGTTAGGAGCTGTATGTATCGCAGGTGCGGCAATCGCCGCCAAAAAGGAAATCGGCTGTGCCATCTATAAGTTCGACGACACCTTTATGACAGGGGTCAGAAACGCCATTTCCGAGGCGGCAAAGGGAAAGATCAAGGTAGACATAGTGGACAGCCAGAACTCCCAGTCCACCCAGAACGATCGAATAGATATGTTCATCACCAAGAGAATGAGCGCCATGGCCATCAACCCGGTGGACCGTACCGCCGCCAGCGTCATCATAGATAGAGCCAAAAAGGCCGACATTCCTGTGGTGTTCTTCAACAGAGAGCCCCTTCCCGAGGATATGCAGAAGTGGGATAAGGTCTACTACGTCGGTGCCAAGGCGGAGGAGTCGGGCACCATGTCTGGACAGATAGTCGTCGACTACTGGAAGGCCAATCCTAACGCCGATAAAAACGGCGACGGAGTCCTTCAGTACGTTATGCTCAAAGGCGAGCCAGGACACCAGGACGCCGAGCTCAGGACGAAATACTCCATAAAGGCTGTGGAGGAGGCTGGCATACCCGTCGAGAAGCTGGCTGAGGACACCGGCATGTGGGACAGGGTCAGAGGCCAGGAGAAAATGGCGGCCTTCCTCGCAGCCCACGGCGACAAGATCGAGGCGGTCTTCTGCAACAACGACGACATGGCACTGGGAGCTATAGAGGCCCTCAGAGCGGTGGGCTACTTCAAGGGAGATACCTACATGCCCGTAGTAGGAGTTGACGCCACAGCACCGGCGATCCAGGCCCTTGAGGAGGGAACCCTTCTCGGCACCGTCCTCAACGACGCGGTCAACCAGGGTATAGCCACCTACAACCTGGCCCAGATCATGGCCGACGGCGAGACACCGACCGACGAAAACGTAGGCTACACCATAACCAACGGAAAATACGTCTGGGTCCCCTACCGTAAGGTCACCAAGGAAAACGTAGCGGATTTCAAGTAG
- a CDS encoding cupin domain-containing protein has protein sequence MREMVFRNEEEFFIDEGCFITEMWNSEADGDVSVAKARVKVGVTTRWHRLKGTVERYVILSGRGTVEVGESISQEVGPGDVVIIPAMCRQRITNLGQEDLVFLAICTPRFLPEVYEDVE, from the coding sequence ATGAGAGAGATGGTGTTCAGAAACGAGGAGGAGTTCTTTATCGACGAGGGATGTTTCATCACCGAGATGTGGAACTCCGAGGCCGATGGAGACGTGTCGGTGGCGAAGGCGAGGGTAAAAGTCGGGGTGACCACTAGATGGCACAGGCTAAAGGGGACTGTTGAGCGTTATGTGATTCTATCAGGCAGGGGAACGGTGGAGGTCGGCGAGTCCATCTCTCAGGAGGTAGGCCCCGGCGACGTCGTGATAATACCCGCCATGTGCCGACAGAGGATAACCAACCTAGGCCAGGAAGACCTGGTTTTCCTGGCGATCTGTACCCCTAGGTTCTTGCCGGAGGTGTACGAGGACGTGGAGTAG
- a CDS encoding M20 family metallopeptidase has product MIDGTKKGIFSFIDEIQPEICAMSDDLFDNPEIGLQEHRSSGILVEYLQKHGFSVTSGIGGLETAFRATYKKGENGPRIGLLCEYDALENIGHACGHHMQGPAVIGAALALKECCEEEHEIVVYGTPAEETVGGKIEMLKQGCFQDIDVALMMHGSPTTTTDVKSMAMSNFDVTFHGTSAHAALAPEKGRSAFDGVLLLFQGIEFLREHVLDDTRMHYTVTDSGGPANVVPKRATARFSLRSYDRAYLDEVIKRFKKIVQGAALMTETEAEVLEIKSLDNKIPVLSLNDILMKNATILDAPRITPPREKTGSTDFGNVMYRVPGSCIRVAFVPEGTSSHSDGYLTAGKSQEAHEAVVLGAKILAASAFDLISSPEAMERVKEEFDSARAKSYRG; this is encoded by the coding sequence ATGATTGATGGGACAAAAAAAGGGATCTTCTCCTTTATAGACGAGATCCAGCCGGAGATATGCGCTATGTCCGACGATCTCTTCGACAATCCAGAGATAGGCCTTCAGGAGCACAGAAGCTCGGGGATACTCGTCGAATACCTTCAGAAGCACGGATTTTCGGTTACATCAGGGATAGGGGGGCTGGAGACCGCCTTCAGGGCGACCTATAAAAAGGGAGAGAATGGCCCTAGGATAGGGCTGCTCTGCGAGTACGACGCCCTTGAAAACATCGGGCACGCCTGCGGACACCACATGCAGGGACCGGCGGTGATCGGTGCGGCTCTGGCCTTAAAGGAGTGTTGTGAGGAGGAACACGAGATAGTGGTGTACGGAACTCCAGCGGAGGAGACTGTAGGAGGCAAGATAGAGATGCTGAAACAGGGCTGTTTTCAGGATATAGACGTAGCCCTGATGATGCACGGATCGCCGACGACCACCACCGACGTAAAGTCCATGGCTATGTCCAACTTCGACGTGACCTTTCACGGGACAAGCGCCCACGCCGCCCTGGCTCCTGAGAAAGGCAGAAGCGCCTTCGACGGTGTGTTGCTCCTTTTTCAGGGAATAGAATTCCTGAGGGAACACGTTTTGGATGACACCAGGATGCACTACACCGTGACGGATTCAGGTGGCCCGGCAAACGTTGTCCCCAAGAGGGCCACCGCCAGGTTCAGCCTCAGGTCATACGACAGGGCCTACCTCGACGAGGTTATAAAGAGGTTCAAAAAAATCGTCCAAGGGGCGGCCCTCATGACTGAAACAGAGGCGGAGGTCCTGGAGATAAAGTCCCTGGACAACAAGATACCGGTCCTCTCGCTGAACGATATCTTGATGAAAAACGCGACGATTCTAGATGCTCCTAGGATAACCCCACCGAGGGAAAAGACGGGCTCCACCGATTTCGGCAACGTCATGTACAGGGTCCCAGGGTCCTGCATAAGGGTCGCCTTCGTCCCGGAGGGAACCTCCTCCCACTCCGACGGATACCTGACGGCGGGCAAATCTCAAGAGGCCCATGAGGCGGTCGTCCTGGGGGCGAAGATCCTAGCAGCGTCGGCTTTCGACTTAATAAGCTCCCCAGAGGCTATGGAGAGGGTAAAGGAGGAGTTCGACTCGGCGAGGGCAAAAAGCTACAGGGGATAA